AAACGGTTCATTTATCTCTTACCAAGGCTACATTGATTGGCAATTTGCAATGGACGATGACAAGATTGATAGCAAATTCGACACTACTGCTAGCAGTGGCGGCGCGATGTTTAACGGTATCTACTGGCACTCAGACCGCTTTGCAGTAGGTTACGGCCTAAAAGCATACAAAGATGTGTACGGTTTCGCAGATGGCGAAGCTCTAGCTTGGGGTCACAAACCAGAATCGTCTGGTGTAGGTCACTACGTTGCAGTCACTTACAAGTTCTAATTGAACTGAGTTGTAATGCAAAAATGGCGCTTTCGAGCGCCATTTTTATTTGCTTTCGCCAATTCCCTCATTATCCTTGCAGCAAATCCTTTTTGATGAAGATGATTTGGTGAACATTGTCATTTTAGGCCCGGGCGCGGTTGGCTCACTTTGGGCGCTCAAATTACAGCAAGCTGGCCACCAAGTGGCACTGTGGGCAAGAGAGAATGCTCCGACACTCTCATTGCAGTTGGAACAAGGCCCCTTATACTCTTTTATTAATCAGTCGCCGCAAGAGATAAAGCATGCGGATCTGTTGCTTGTCACCGTTAAAGCTTGGCAGGTTGCAGAGGCTTTGGCACCGCTGGTCGATTCACTGTCAAGCGACAGCATCATTGTGCTAATGCATAACGGCATGGGCACGGCTGAACAGGTAACGGCTTTGCTGCCGGGTAATCCTCTGGTCGTCGCCACCACCACACATGGGGCTTACAAGCCTTCGCGCCAGCAGGTTTTGCACACTGGCATAGGCACTACCCAACTTGGCGGAGTGAATGCGCTTGGTAAGCAGTGCGCTTTTCTCGCTGACGTGTTTGACCACGCCCTGCCCGCTGTGCACTGGAATGAGCAGATTGAGCACGCCCTGTGGACCAAACTGGCGATCAATTGCACCATCAACCCGCTCACCGCCATTCATCAATGCAAAAACGGTCAACTGGCAGACGCTCGTTTTGCGCCTATGCTGAGTGAAATCAGCGCAGAGCTTGTTTCCGTGATGCAACGGGAAGGAATAGCGAGCGATCACTCGCATCTGCTGCGCAGCGTCATGCAGGTAGTTGAGGCAACCGCCGAAAATTACTCCTCCATGCAGCAAGACATCTATTACCAACGCAAAAGCGAAATTGACTTTATTAACGGTTACTTACTGCGCTGCGCTGCCAAACATCACATCAAGACTCCTCACAATCAAAAACTGTTTGAACAAATCAAACAGATAGAACAGAGCTGGACAACATCATGACAAAACGAATTTTGGTGCCGATTGCACCGGGAACCGAAGAGATGGAAGCGGTTACCGCCATTGATATGATGGTGCGCGCCGGGTATGAGGTGACGGTCGCCAGCGCCGACTTTGAGGGCAACCTCACGATCACGGCGTCGCGCGGCGTGATTTTGGGGGCTCAGTGCCTTTTGATCGACGTCGCCGATGAACCCTTTGACGTAATTATCCTTTCTGGCGGCGTTGCGGGTGCTGAGGCGTTTCGCGACAGCCCACTGTTGCTAGAGATGATCAAACAGCATATGTACGAAGGCAAACTGCTGGCGGCAATCTGCGCCGCGCCAGCACTGGTATTGCAACACCACAACCTCTACCCCAAGGCGCTCATGACCTGTCACCCCAATTTTCGCACGCACATCCCACAAGATAACTGGCGCGCCAAACGGGTGACTTACGATATCAACCACAATCTGCTCACCAGCCAAGGGCCCGGGACTGCGTTGGAATTTGCTATGGAAATCATCATTCTGCTTTCCGGCAAACAGCATGCTCGCCAAGTCGCTGAGCCGATGGTGACGGTTCCAGTGCTGAACTACCACAAGCTGGGTGAAGAGTGATGTTTGACGTCGATTTGGTACGCGCGCAATTTCCCGCGCTGCAACAAAGCGTCCATGGGTCACCGCTGGTCTATCTGGACAGCGCGGCCACGACGCAAAAACCCCAATGCGTGATTGATGCCATCAGCCACTACTACAGCCGACACAATGCCAATGTGCATCGCGGTAGCCACAGTTTAACCGCCGAAGCCACCAGTCAGTTTGAGCAGGCAAGGCATAGCATCGCGCAGTTTATCGGCGCGCAAAGTGACCAAGAGATCATCTGGACACGCGGCGCCACCGAAGCGCTCAATTTGATCGCCCAGACCTATGCGCGCAGCACTTTGCAGCCCGGTGATGAGATTTTGGTTGGTGAGATGGAGCATCACGCCAATATCGTTCCATGGCAAATGGTCGCCGAGCAAACGGGGGCAAAAGTGGTGAAAATCCCCATGACTCAAGATTGCCAATGGGACATGGCGGCCTTTTCGCAGCGTTTAAGCAACCGATGTAAAATTGTTGCCGTGGCGCAAATCACTAACGTCACCGCCAGCCGTCAACCGATTGAAGCGATCATTACACTTGCCCACCAAGTGGGGGCCATTGTGGTGGTCGACGGTGCGCAAGGCATCGTGCACGAACCTGTGAAGGTCGCGGAGTTAAACGCCGACTTTTACGTTTTTTCAGGGCATAAACTTTACGCACCCGCAGGTATTGGCGTGTTATATGGCAAGCTCGCCCTGCTGGAAACGATACCACCCTGGCATGGCGGCGGGAAAATGGTAGAGAGGGTATCGTTTGACAAAACGACGTTTTCCGCTTTGCCGGGCAAATTTGAGGCAGGCACGCCCAACGTTGCGGGAGCACTTGCCCTAGCGAAAGCGATTGAGTGGTATCAGGGCTTTGAGCGCCAAGAAGTCGAAGCGCATTTGCATCAGTTGCAAACCGCAGCGTATCAGGCGCTGGTCAACATCGATGATATTCGTGTGCTCGGTTACCAAGCCAATGCGTCGGTGCTGACTTTTGTCGTCGACGGCGTACACCATCAAGACATCGCCACTTTGCTCGACCAGCAAGGCATTGCGGTGCGTGCAGGCCACCACTGCGCCCATCCTTTGATGGACGCGCTGGGCGTCTCGGGCACTGTGCGGGTGTCGTTTGCGATTTACAACACCATGGATGACGTTGAACGTCTCATCAATGCGGTGAAAAAAGCACTCGAGTTGTTGTGAGGAAGAGAGGTGCTAGGGTTCTAGGTGCTAGGGTTCTAGGTGCTAGGTGCTAGGTGCTAGGAAGAGCGGTTAACAGCGGTCCTATGGTCCTATGGTCCTATGGTCCTATGGTCCTATGGTCCTATGGTCCTATGGTCCTATGGTCCTATGGTCCTATGGTCCTATGGTCCTGTGAAAGGGCAGGGTTCTAGGTGCTGGGTTCTAGGTGCTAGGAAAAGCGGTTAAGAGCGGTCCTATGGTCCTGTGGAAGGGCT
The Vibrio navarrensis DNA segment above includes these coding regions:
- the panE gene encoding 2-dehydropantoate 2-reductase, with protein sequence MNIVILGPGAVGSLWALKLQQAGHQVALWARENAPTLSLQLEQGPLYSFINQSPQEIKHADLLLVTVKAWQVAEALAPLVDSLSSDSIIVLMHNGMGTAEQVTALLPGNPLVVATTTHGAYKPSRQQVLHTGIGTTQLGGVNALGKQCAFLADVFDHALPAVHWNEQIEHALWTKLAINCTINPLTAIHQCKNGQLADARFAPMLSEISAELVSVMQREGIASDHSHLLRSVMQVVEATAENYSSMQQDIYYQRKSEIDFINGYLLRCAAKHHIKTPHNQKLFEQIKQIEQSWTTS
- a CDS encoding DJ-1 family glyoxalase III, producing the protein MTKRILVPIAPGTEEMEAVTAIDMMVRAGYEVTVASADFEGNLTITASRGVILGAQCLLIDVADEPFDVIILSGGVAGAEAFRDSPLLLEMIKQHMYEGKLLAAICAAPALVLQHHNLYPKALMTCHPNFRTHIPQDNWRAKRVTYDINHNLLTSQGPGTALEFAMEIIILLSGKQHARQVAEPMVTVPVLNYHKLGEE
- the csdA gene encoding cysteine desulfurase CsdA, with protein sequence MFDVDLVRAQFPALQQSVHGSPLVYLDSAATTQKPQCVIDAISHYYSRHNANVHRGSHSLTAEATSQFEQARHSIAQFIGAQSDQEIIWTRGATEALNLIAQTYARSTLQPGDEILVGEMEHHANIVPWQMVAEQTGAKVVKIPMTQDCQWDMAAFSQRLSNRCKIVAVAQITNVTASRQPIEAIITLAHQVGAIVVVDGAQGIVHEPVKVAELNADFYVFSGHKLYAPAGIGVLYGKLALLETIPPWHGGGKMVERVSFDKTTFSALPGKFEAGTPNVAGALALAKAIEWYQGFERQEVEAHLHQLQTAAYQALVNIDDIRVLGYQANASVLTFVVDGVHHQDIATLLDQQGIAVRAGHHCAHPLMDALGVSGTVRVSFAIYNTMDDVERLINAVKKALELL